A window of Pecten maximus chromosome 12, xPecMax1.1, whole genome shotgun sequence genomic DNA:
AGGCTCCTTAAATCTTCCTAGAGAGCCGGGCTATTGAGAACCAACGTCAGGCTCTTTAAATCTTCCTAGAGAGACGGGCTATTgagaaccaacttcaggctccttAAATCTTCCTAGAGAGCCGGGCTATGGAAAACCAACTTCAGGTTCCTTAAATCTTCCTAGAAAGCCGGGCTATAGaaaaccaacttcaggctccttAAATCTTCCTAGAGAGCCGGGCTATGGAAAACCAACTTTAGGCTCCAGAAATCTTCCTATACAGCCGGGCTGTGAAAAGCAAAATATAAGCTAGCCATCGAAAAGCAGCTAGAGGCTCTAGAGATGGCAAAAGCGATCCGGGCAATGGAAAAGCAGCAAGTGGCAATGGAAATGTTACCGTAGAGCCAGACAAAGGAACGACAACTAGAAGCTCTGGAAATGTCCACAGCGATTTAGACAATGAAAAAGCAGCTAGACGTGCTGAAAATGTTCCCAGAGAGCCGGACAAAGGAAAAGCAGCAAGAGGCTCTTGAAATGACCATCAGAGAGCCGGGAAATGAGCAGACAGTTATAGAGGCTACGGAAATGACCCCCTAGAACGCCGGGCTATCGGAAAAAGAGGCTCTGGAACGGCCCCAGAGCCGGGCAATGggaaaacagttacatgtatttaaaggCTCCGGCTATGTCCCACATAGCCGCAGCTAGACGCCCTGGAAAATAGAGGACCATGAGAGGCACTAGACTCTCCAGAGCAAATGGACTGTACTCTACTGTAGAGTTGTGAGTAGATTATGATGGTGACACATTTAggacaagggaaacattaattcgttatatgtttgtaatgtattATGTAGCCGAGTTATTGAAAAACAATtgataacattttaaacataaaataaaaaggtaaaaatgtaggtcaaataaAGGCGATGCTATTGAGGTATACCAAGTAGTACTTTCAACACCGGGATACGTTTTAATGAATCAGCTTGATACAGAGTGAAGACTCAAGCAAAACaatgaaattgaataaaatgaaaataaaatgtcagtCAAAAGAATGATGTAGATATTATCTAAAGTAATCGGAGATGAAACACTTACGTGTGTTGTATACGTCAGAGACACACGTCTATCGAACTAATAGACAAATAAACatagatatattgtaacatATTGTACTGGTATGTATATTTCACCAGCCTGTGATACTGTACTAGCTATCACTCGAGTCCATcaagtatcaaatgatgttcTACTTCCGGGAAAGTGTCGTCGAACACTTCCGGTCGCGTTTCGGAGTAACCGCGCATGCGTGCTTTTGATGAATCATGAACTTTCCCTGTCAATAGTCTATATAGCTGACAACTGAATCATATTTTGCCAAACCTACAGAACTATGTAAGATAGAAACTTAGAGTACAGAGAGTGACGACATTCGTTAATATTACCGTGGATTGTTTATCgaaaaagaaataacaaaggTAAGTGTTTTATCGATTTAAAGTTGTATTCTCGATGATGAAGGGATATTTGGTCGTAAAAATAATTAACACAAActgatttattttctttgtttttgattttcacTTTAATTATAATCATAACGTTCGacaaaaatcatgaaaatggAATGAATCGATGAGACATACAGTGAcaattctttctttctttctttctttctttctttctttctttgcAGACTTCTTTTAAATACCACAGATATGTTCATTCATGAATTACGATCTGTACAAACTAATGTCCAAATCATATTAACAAACCCACACTTCACGTTCTCCTGTTCGTGAATTAAGCCAGCATTAGTGTCGAACAATCAGGTAAATTCCAGACTTGTCTCTTGACTTCAGGACTTATTGAAATAGATTTTACATATGGAGACTTCGGGATTTTTCAAGATAGATTTTACATATGGCGTCTTCGGGATTTTTTTAGATAGATTTTATATATGGCGTCTTCGGGATTTTTTTAGATAGATTTTATATATGGCGACTTTGGAACTTATTGAAATAGATTTACAAATGGCGACTTTGGGACTTATTGAAATAGATTTACAAATGACCACTTTGGGACTTATTGAAATAGATTTACAAATGGCGACTTTGGGACTTATTGAAACTTCAGGGTTTTTGAGATCAGATTTAAAGTATGACGACAACGGGATTTTAAAAATAAGTTGTACATATGAAGACTTTGGGACTTATTGAAATAGATCAATGTCACATGGAATACACACATGGAATTGATATTACTCAATTAATGAATTTACAATTAATCAATTAAGAAAGAAGAAAGTGATAAcgtgatatatatcatttagtGAGTTTTtcgtttagaaaaaaaataaacgagTGAACTATTTAATAATTTCTATCAATTGTTTaacatgtaataaatgacaATGGGATGACGACAGTACGTAAGCTATTGTGTCTCGGAATTCTTTTATTCTTTAATTAGTATTTAACATAAGGTACGATATCGAACTGCATACTGGTATCTTTCAATTCTGTtgattcattttatttatttattatttctgaataaacattcatttttaagtacaaacaatttatttatttaaaataattcaatgAATTAATTGTTACGGGTTAGAGATCGCCAGACATTGACATACTGCGTGTACGACGCTGACTAATGACAGATAGCCCCTAATATCACGgcaaattgtttgtttattgttgttcaATACACAGCCACgattgtttgtatacatttaagTAAACAAGGTCACATTCACTAGCTCCACGAAAGGCCACAGGGACTTcgatacacatatatatacagaccgTGGGGTTAAGAATTTGTTCCAAATCCCTGTGCgaaatcaaaatgtaaaaatccCAAAGATGACTTACAGTATACGATATACATGTgggactggccaccagaccctaacttttttgttaagaattgcttAGACGCGTTATACAAGTATAATATCAAGTCGATTTGGCCTATATAGAAAATAGATATTTCATGTTACGtctgtaaaactgaaaacaaaaacttttgacttttgacttttgaatgaaaaaaaaaatgcgaagctaaattctaatactagattatatccccctagtttgaaaattatgatctataatcagacatatcctagggaccaagatcataaagctcaattttattaatgaatttaataTACAGGCCTGTGCAACTCCCTAAACCACGCCCTCACAAATCCATCCCCTCTCCTACATCACGCGTGGTTGACATAAAtgtagtagttatagacagatggtagttatagacaggtggtagttatagacaggtggtatttatagacaggtggtagttatagacaggtggtagatatagacaggtggtagatatagacaggtggtagttatagacaggtggtggttatagacaggtggtggttatagacaggtggtagttataggcaggtggtagttatagacaggtggtagatatagacagatggtagttatagacaggtggtggttatagacaggtgatcggtatagacaggtagtcgGTATAGATAGATGGTAGATATAGACAAgcggtagttatagacaggcggtagttatagacaggtggtcggtatagacaggtggtagttttAGACAGGTGgttggtatagacaggtggtagatatagacaggtggtaggtatagacaggtggtcggTAAAGACATgtaatagttatagacaggtggtcggtatagacaggtggtcggtatagacaggtagtatGTATAGATAgatggtagatatagacaggcggtacatgtagttatagacaggcggtagttatagacaggtggtagatatagacatgTGGTCGGTATAGACAAgcggtagttatagacaggtggtagttatatacagatggtagttatagataggtggtcggtatagacaggtagtagatatagacaggtggtagttatagacagatggtagatatagacaagcggtagttatagacaggcggtagttatagacaggtggtcggtcgatatagacaggtggtcgaTATAGACAGATGgtcggtatagacaggtggtcggTATAGATAGATGTAAATCGATGATATCTGTGACATTATGGATagaaatgtgatatttataaacacacGAGACAACAGACATAGACAGTTTTACGTGAACATACACATAATGGTTTGACTCGAAATAGTTTAACAGTCAATGGATGAAAAAGAGGAAAAAAGGGtgtcatttatattatattacatggAATCTTTTAAGTATTTTCAGCAATGTCTGAATTATAACAAAGATATCATTAATGTACTGGAGATATTCTGAGAATGTGTGGAATGTTCCCGTCACCTGTCTAACATTTCTCTcggaaatattatatttgtgcCAAGTTATTTCCATAATTTCTGAGACCGAACAATCACaatcatcatttttttctcgtaataacgacaacatgacaacaaaataaaacacaatgtgTTTTTCCCCTTATTCCTGTTCGGCTTCGTACACAATACTTCTCGAattgtcaaacaaacaaaaatataatctTATTTATACTGATGGCATAAACATTAAAAACCTCCTCCCATCCTTCTCCTCCACTCTTCCCCTCCCCCTCTCTTTATCTAAGatataaagaaagaaagaaaaaacaacaaataaatttATACCGTGGATTAATTTGTtggtataaataaaattgactcCAATTCGATCCCTTTTTTGAGAAGGGGTGGTCCATTTTTTGTATGGGCTATCAAAGGCGTCCATTTTATTGGGATAACAGAAAAAAAGTGAAGTGTAGTAGTGAAATACAAATGCTGATTTTGAAATCTAGATACCTATACAAGCGACGAAAGTCTATCATAAGCTATAGATTTTTAAATGTGTGTAACTAATTTCTgtctttttatgtttttgtttgtttttgatctctatttgttttgtatgttgtttAACTTATATTGCAAACGACACTTAACcctaaatatatacattgtgcaAGTTGAAACAGAAAAtttacaatgtaatgtttttgttttaggttCATTgaagacagaaaaaaaaggaaaatgacACGGACAAAGTGTTTGTTTGCTGGCCTCGTTTTGATGACCAGAATCGCCACCATTTTGTCACAGCAGTGCCCGAGTGAGCTTTGCCACTGCGAGAGGGGACACCCGGGTAAAGGCCGTATAATCAACTGTCGGTCACGTGGTCTTAGCCATATCCCTGTGTTCCAGCCCTCGGATGAACTTTTCTACGAACTCACATTAGCCAATCAGGGAAACTGTGACAATTGTAACAACTTTACACGCATCGATGCAAATGCATTTAATGGACTAAAGATCAATGTTCTCCGTGTCGACAACATCAATCTGAATTTTGTTTCCAACAACGCGTTTAACGGATTGTTAATGTACATTGAAGAAATTTCCCTGCAAGGCAATGGGCACCATCCTCCTCCCTACAGCGCCTTGTCCACTCTCACAAATCTTAAGAAGCTAACTCTGAAGGGATTTCAACAGAACTCGATCACTCGCGAAAATTCAGACTTCAGGCGACTGTATAATCTACAAGAGCTCGTGCTTAAGAATATggatatatcatacatcacAAAAGATGCTTTCAAAGACAGGCTTCCAAACCTCAAAAAATTACGGATGGAATATCTGCCACTCGGAAGTCTGCCTGATTCTGGGCTAATGCCATTGACAAATCTAGAGGAGTTGAGCGCTGTGTATGTGAACTTAAGACGAATTCCATTCGGAGCGTTCAGATCTTTCAAGAAGTTGAAAGTGTTGGATCTGTCCCATAATGCTATTAACGACCTCGTGCCGGATTGCTTTAAAGGGATCGAACATTCCTTAGAATATTTAGGCCTTCACCTGAATTTGTTAGATGCCACAAACATCGGCCCATTGGCGTCACCAAACTGGAGAAAATTAAACCAGTTGAATATTGGACACAACTACATGAAAAGCCTCCCACTCGGTCTGTTTTATAACATGCGGTCGTTAGAATACCTTAACTTGGATTCGAACAGAATTACTTCTCTGGAGTCTGGTTCTTTACTAGGATTGCGGAATCTGACCTTCCTTGATCTATCCGGTAATATGATCTCGTCGTTGGCTCCTGGGATGTTTCTACATACACCCAAACTCTCGGAACTGGATTTAAGTGGCGAAAACACGCGACGGTTCAATCTCACATCTGAAGGGTTGCGAGGCTTAGAAGAAACTCTTAAAAAGTTATACTTAAAGAACACGCCTGTGGTTGAGTCAGAAATGTGGAGAGCAGTTCAAAATCTCCACCAAGTACACACGCTGCAACTTGATGGCACAAGGCTTACTGAAATCCCGGACTTTCAATTCATACATAACAGCTATCTCGAGGAACTGAAACTGGAACAAAACCGATTCAGTCGACTAAACGAGAAAACATTTTATGGGCTGTCGCAGTCCCTGAAGATCTTGTATCTCCAAGGCAACCAGTTTCGTACGATCGGAAAATGCGTCATACAACAACTAGCGTCGTTAGATACTTTATATCTGGGAAGTAATCCGCTGGATTGCGACTGTAGACATCGATTCCTTCGTCAATGGATTATCGATAGAATTGCAGATGATTTTCTCAATGAATACATAATTGAAAGTTACTGTGACACACCTGGACAATATAAAGGCACGGCTCTCTGGGAAATACCGGAAGCGGAACTTGTTTGCGATCCTGCGCACGAAGAAGAAATGTGTGAAAACATTTCCACGGTTTCGACTCCACAAACAACCAGCCAAACAACTTCTTTCCCGACTTTAAAGCCGCATACAGGGAATGGATCATCTGTGTTCCGATTTACAAAGATAATT
This region includes:
- the LOC117339404 gene encoding leucine-rich repeats and immunoglobulin-like domains protein 1, coding for MTRTKCLFAGLVLMTRIATILSQQCPSELCHCERGHPGKGRIINCRSRGLSHIPVFQPSDELFYELTLANQGNCDNCNNFTRIDANAFNGLKINVLRVDNINLNFVSNNAFNGLLMYIEEISLQGNGHHPPPYSALSTLTNLKKLTLKGFQQNSITRENSDFRRLYNLQELVLKNMDISYITKDAFKDRLPNLKKLRMEYLPLGSLPDSGLMPLTNLEELSAVYVNLRRIPFGAFRSFKKLKVLDLSHNAINDLVPDCFKGIEHSLEYLGLHLNLLDATNIGPLASPNWRKLNQLNIGHNYMKSLPLGLFYNMRSLEYLNLDSNRITSLESGSLLGLRNLTFLDLSGNMISSLAPGMFLHTPKLSELDLSGENTRRFNLTSEGLRGLEETLKKLYLKNTPVVESEMWRAVQNLHQVHTLQLDGTRLTEIPDFQFIHNSYLEELKLEQNRFSRLNEKTFYGLSQSLKILYLQGNQFRTIGKCVIQQLASLDTLYLGSNPLDCDCRHRFLRQWIIDRIADDFLNEYIIESYCDTPGQYKGTALWEIPEAELVCDPAHEEEMCENISTVSTPQTTSQTTSFPTLKPHTGNGSSVFRFTKIIETSSGIHLEWTAEEEIVTGFSLEYQLLGKTSEIRAEELHSSKRNFYISHLERNSHYLLCLRVNPRQRDLPDKEQRTCIAVRTLP